A single genomic interval of Oryza sativa Japonica Group chromosome 7, ASM3414082v1 harbors:
- the LOC4344354 gene encoding myb-related protein 340, whose product MMMAREVSSEEEAGGGDELRRGPWTVEEDLLLVNYIAAHGEGRWNALARCAGLKRTGKSCRLRWLNYLRPDVRRGNMTAEEQLLILELHGRWGNRWSKIAQHLPGRTDNEIKNYWRTRVQKHAKHLNCDVNSQQFKDLMRYLWMPRLLERIHRSSQSQSHDADDADLSVSAATSCITSDLVVDAHHPPLAMADSNDSAAMWQQHQAPQMSVAGAPPPTTTMAQHVVLPTAAASCHQMQDQFVCARAAETTTCCWSESESLPGLAGLYYDDAAAALPEFDVETMAMWGPEDDPWYTQMLGL is encoded by the exons ATGATGATGGCGCGAGAGGTGAGCAGCGAGgaggaggctggcggcggcgacgagctccggcgaggGCCGTGGACGGTGGAGGAGGACCTGCTCCTCGTCAACTACATCGCCGCCCATGGCGAGGGCCGCTGGAACGCGCTCGCGCGCTGCGCCG GGCTGAAGCGGACGGGGAAGAGCTGCCGGCTGCGGTGGCTGAACTACCTGAGGCCGGACGTGAGGAGGGGGAACATGACGGCGGAGGAGCAGCTGCTGATACTGGAGCTCCATGGGCGGTGGGGGAATCGGTGGAGCAAGATCGCGCAGCATCTCCCCGGCCGCACCGACAACGAGATCAAGAACTACTGGCGCACCCGCGTCCAGAAGCACGCCAAGCACCTCAACTGCGACGTCAACTCCCAGCAGTTCAAGGACCTCATGCGCTACCTCTGGATGCCCCGCCTCCTCGAACGCATCCACCGCTcctcccaatcccaatcccacgacgccgacgacgccgacctctccgtctccgccgccaccagctgCATCACCTccgacctcgtcgtcgacgcgcatcacccgccgctcgccatggccGACAGCAACGACTCTGCAGCCATGTGGCAGCAACATCAAGCACCACAGATGAgcgtcgccggcgcgccgccgccgacgacgacgatggcccaACATGTAGTACTGCcgaccgcggcggcgtcgtgccaCCAGATGCAGGATCAGTTCGtctgcgcgcgcgcggcggagacgacgacgtgCTGCTGGTCCGAGTCGGAGTCGCTGCCGGGTCTCGCGGGGCTGTActacgacgacgcggcggcggcgctgccggagTTTGACGTGGAGACCATGGCCATGTGGGGCCCTGAGGACGACCCATGGTACACGCAAATGCTTGGCTTGTGA
- the LOC4344355 gene encoding importin subunit alpha-4 isoform X2, whose protein sequence is MVEKVWSDDTTSQLEATIQFRRLLSDEKNPTVIKIIRADVLPRFSDFLSRHEHPQLQMEAAWVLTNIAASDYTLLVAECGAVPRLVELLESANANIRHQAIWALGNIAADVPTCREIVLDHGAVTPLLAQFREGMKVPVLRTATWALSNLCFGKLPAEVQVKPILDIISQLIHSVDEKILGDACWALCYICDGVSDGIQHVLDAGACPQLVNLLMHASANILLPVITVLARISSGDDAQVQVLVENDILNYLAPLLARNYPKSIKKQACLIVSNISTGSKDNIQAVIDADVISPLIFLLKTSEKDIKEEAAWAISNAASGGSNDQIQYLVSRGCLEPLCNVLTYQDADLVYACLEGLQNILQAGAVGKQGQGSTVNPYAQFILECGGLDKLEDLQEVDNDAIYKLVMKLLEGYWDEEVSDDDPNLPTSNDSAETVETASEDAAQPTEPSASPNESE, encoded by the exons ATGGTGGAGAAGGTCTGGTCAGATGATACCACTAGTCAGTTAGAAGCCACGATCCAATTCAGGAGACTCCTTTCAGATG AGAAGAACCCAACCGTGATAAAAATCATCAGAGCAGATGTCCTGCCAAGGTTTTCTGATTTCCTCTCAAGACATGAGCATCCTCAGCTACAA ATGGAGGCGGCATGGGTTCTTACCAACATAGCTGCATCTGACTATACATTGCTAGTTGCAGAATGTGGTGCTGTTCCAAGGTTGGTCGAGCTCTTAGAATCTGCAAATGCTAATATCAGGCATCAG GCTATCTGGGCTCTTGGAAATATAGCTGCAGACGTGCCTACCTGCAGAGAGATCGTCCTTGATCATGGTGCTGTGACACCATTACTTGCCCAATTTAGAGAAGGCATGAAAGTTCCAGTTCTGAGGACTGCCACTTGGGCGTTGTCAAACCTTTGTTTTGGAAAATTACCAGCTGAAGTGCAA GTGAAGCCAATACTGGATATAATCAGCCAGCTTATTCATTCAGTCGACGAAAAGATACTGGGTGATGCATGCTGGGCTCTTTGTTATATATGTGACGGTGTATCTGACGGAATTCAACATGTGCTAGATGCGGGTGCTTGCCCTCAACTTGTAAATCTTTTGAT GCATGCATCAGCTAATATCCTGCTTCCTGTCATTACGGTACTTGCGAGAATCTCTTCTGGAGATGATGCTCAAGTGCAG GTCCTAGTAGAAAATGACATTCTTAATTATTTGGCCCCGTTGCTAGCACGAAATTACCCAAAGAGCATCAAGAAGCAAGCTTGTCTAATTGTTTCTAATATCTCCACTGGCAGCAAGGATAATATTCAG GCAGTAATTGATGCAGATGTTATAAGCCCTCTCATTTTCCTATTAAAGACCTCCGAGAAGGATATCAAGGAGGAAGCTGCTTGGGCTATATCAAATGCTGCGTCTGGTGGTTCAAATGATCAAATTCA ATATTTGGTGAGTCGAGGATGTTTGGAGCCACTCTGCAATGTTCTCACTTACCAAGATGCTGACCTAGTATATGCGTGCCTGGAAGGTCTTCAAAACATACTTCAGGCGGGTGCAGTGGGGAAGCAGGGGCAGGGTTCCACGGTGAACCCGTATGCACAGTTTATTTTAGAATGTGGGGGTTTGGATAAACTGGAAGATCTGCAGGAAGTCGACAATGATGCCATTTACAAGTTAGTCATGAAGTTGCTGGAGGGTTACTGGGACGAGGAAGTAAGTGATGATGACCCAAATTTACCAACTTCAAATGACTCTGCAGAGACCGTGGAGACGGCATCTGAAGATGCTGCGCAGCCAACAGAGCCATCGGCCAGCCCAAATGAAAGCGAATGA
- the LOC4344355 gene encoding importin subunit alpha-1a-like isoform X1: protein MPRAPPPRPSEDARLAAYKPGVDVARSRRRREDRLLAVRRSNRDAGLFKRRRDEPTPTPIPPARAATPSSQADDVPTTTTATSPPSSAPSSPPSSPPAESVPPTAADSELEGLSEMVEKVWSDDTTSQLEATIQFRRLLSDEKNPTVIKIIRADVLPRFSDFLSRHEHPQLQMEAAWVLTNIAASDYTLLVAECGAVPRLVELLESANANIRHQAIWALGNIAADVPTCREIVLDHGAVTPLLAQFREGMKVPVLRTATWALSNLCFGKLPAEVQVKPILDIISQLIHSVDEKILGDACWALCYICDGVSDGIQHVLDAGACPQLVNLLMHASANILLPVITVLARISSGDDAQVQVLVENDILNYLAPLLARNYPKSIKKQACLIVSNISTGSKDNIQAVIDADVISPLIFLLKTSEKDIKEEAAWAISNAASGGSNDQIQYLVSRGCLEPLCNVLTYQDADLVYACLEGLQNILQAGAVGKQGQGSTVNPYAQFILECGGLDKLEDLQEVDNDAIYKLVMKLLEGYWDEEVSDDDPNLPTSNDSAETVETASEDAAQPTEPSASPNESE from the exons atGCCGCGAGCCCCACCTCCGCGGCCGTCGGAGGacgcgcgcctcgccgcctaCAAGCCCGGCGTCGACGTcgcccgctcgcgccgccgccgcgaggaccgcctcctcgccgtccgccgcagCAACCGCGATGCCGGCCTCTTCAAGCGCCGCCGAGACGAACCCACTCCCACTCCCATCCCGCCCGCGAGGGCCGCGACCCCCTCATCTCAGGCCGATGATgtgcccaccaccaccaccgccacctctcccccttcctctgcACCCTCTTCGCCCCCGTCCTCACCTCCCGCCGAATCCGTTCCTCCGACTGCCGCCGACTCTGAG CTTGAAGGCCTATCAGAAATGGTGGAGAAGGTCTGGTCAGATGATACCACTAGTCAGTTAGAAGCCACGATCCAATTCAGGAGACTCCTTTCAGATG AGAAGAACCCAACCGTGATAAAAATCATCAGAGCAGATGTCCTGCCAAGGTTTTCTGATTTCCTCTCAAGACATGAGCATCCTCAGCTACAA ATGGAGGCGGCATGGGTTCTTACCAACATAGCTGCATCTGACTATACATTGCTAGTTGCAGAATGTGGTGCTGTTCCAAGGTTGGTCGAGCTCTTAGAATCTGCAAATGCTAATATCAGGCATCAG GCTATCTGGGCTCTTGGAAATATAGCTGCAGACGTGCCTACCTGCAGAGAGATCGTCCTTGATCATGGTGCTGTGACACCATTACTTGCCCAATTTAGAGAAGGCATGAAAGTTCCAGTTCTGAGGACTGCCACTTGGGCGTTGTCAAACCTTTGTTTTGGAAAATTACCAGCTGAAGTGCAA GTGAAGCCAATACTGGATATAATCAGCCAGCTTATTCATTCAGTCGACGAAAAGATACTGGGTGATGCATGCTGGGCTCTTTGTTATATATGTGACGGTGTATCTGACGGAATTCAACATGTGCTAGATGCGGGTGCTTGCCCTCAACTTGTAAATCTTTTGAT GCATGCATCAGCTAATATCCTGCTTCCTGTCATTACGGTACTTGCGAGAATCTCTTCTGGAGATGATGCTCAAGTGCAG GTCCTAGTAGAAAATGACATTCTTAATTATTTGGCCCCGTTGCTAGCACGAAATTACCCAAAGAGCATCAAGAAGCAAGCTTGTCTAATTGTTTCTAATATCTCCACTGGCAGCAAGGATAATATTCAG GCAGTAATTGATGCAGATGTTATAAGCCCTCTCATTTTCCTATTAAAGACCTCCGAGAAGGATATCAAGGAGGAAGCTGCTTGGGCTATATCAAATGCTGCGTCTGGTGGTTCAAATGATCAAATTCA ATATTTGGTGAGTCGAGGATGTTTGGAGCCACTCTGCAATGTTCTCACTTACCAAGATGCTGACCTAGTATATGCGTGCCTGGAAGGTCTTCAAAACATACTTCAGGCGGGTGCAGTGGGGAAGCAGGGGCAGGGTTCCACGGTGAACCCGTATGCACAGTTTATTTTAGAATGTGGGGGTTTGGATAAACTGGAAGATCTGCAGGAAGTCGACAATGATGCCATTTACAAGTTAGTCATGAAGTTGCTGGAGGGTTACTGGGACGAGGAAGTAAGTGATGATGACCCAAATTTACCAACTTCAAATGACTCTGCAGAGACCGTGGAGACGGCATCTGAAGATGCTGCGCAGCCAACAGAGCCATCGGCCAGCCCAAATGAAAGCGAATGA
- the LOC4344356 gene encoding nuclear poly(A) polymerase 3 has translation MASARATDPLASRDPPTLPSYLPPPPPPPLPSPSPHHRLLPAPMAPILLHLHPAFLAQMDSRRTTSLLQFLKDEGGIPSPEADKKREQVIRKLNKIVMDWAKVVAYEQRVPPRRATATVLTYGSYTLGAHGPESDIDALCVGPCIATLQYHFFIVLRQILEDRPEVSELQTVESAKVPLMRFRFSGISVDFTYAQLPVIDASEAIITSNPHLLQKLDSLSWRSLSGVRVNEQIVQLVPNAQKFQILLRCIKLWAKRRGIHCHLLGFFAGIHLAILAAYVCQRYPYGTINGLFTIFFDIFAHWNWQIPVSLHGQPTNCRRPDGSFMPILLPCTPPEFCTSNMTKGTFKKIREELMRGYALTKEPWRHDFEWVWLFAPFPYATKYEEFLRIALCAPTSEELRDWAGWVKSRFNLILKLESIGVECDPDSTEEVDHTVFEPSIVCHWGLIYKTSTHIDISSLGEDFMKDVINDVYGKVKGTHSKLTMSIVRSSQLPKSLYSHSVYTPYIPQYMLGYQTPTDYSGAAG, from the exons ATGGCTTCGGCGAGGGCCACTGACCCGCTCGCCTCGCGCGATCCCCCAACCTTGCCCTCGTAccttcctccgcctcctcctcctcccttgccCTCGCCATCGCCCCACCACCGTCTCCTCCCCGCTCCCATGGCCCCGATCCTCCTGCACCTCCACCCCGCCTTCCTCGCCCAAATGGACTCCCGCCGGACCACCTCCCTCCTCCAG TTTTTGAAGGACGAGGGGGGCATCCCGTCGCCGGAGGCGGACAAGAAGAGGGAGCAGGTCATCCGCAAGCTCAACAAG ATTGTGATGGACTGGGCCAAGGTGGTGGCGTACGAGCAGAGGGTGCCCCCAAGGCGAGCAACCGCTACCGTTTTGACCTATGGATCATACACGTTAGGG GCTCATGGACCTGAATCTGACATTGATGCACTATGTGTTGGTCCTTGTATTGCAACACTGCAG TACCATTTTTTCATTGTTCTGAGGCAAATTCTTGAAGACAGGCCAGAAGTATCAGAACTGCAGACTGTCGAAAGTGCTAAGGTTCCATTGATGCGATTTAGATTCAGCGGTATTTCTGTTGATTTTACATATGCTCAGCTTCCAGTTATCGATGCATCAGAG GCTATAATTACATCTAATCCTCATTTGCTCCAAAAACTTGATTCGCTGAGTTGGAGAAGTTTGTCTGGAGTTCGTGTTAACGAACAAATCGTCCAGTTAGTACCAAACGCACAG AAGTTTCAAATTCTGTTGCGGTGCATCAAGCTATGGGCTAAGAGGCGAGGAATTCACTGCCAT TTGCTCGGCTTCTTCGCTGGGATTCATTTAGCGATTCTTGCAGCTTATGTTTGTCAGAGATATCCATATGGCACCATCAATGGTCTGTTCACCATATTCTTTGATATATTTGCTCACTGGAATTGGCAAATTCCAGTAAGCTTGCATGGTCAACCAACTAATTGCAGGCGTCCTGATGGGTCTTTCATGCCCATACTGTTGCCTTGTACTCCACCGGAGTTTTGCACATCCAATATGACAAAAGGCACCTTCAAGAAAATTAGAGAAGAGCTTATGCGTGGTTATGCTTTGACCAAG GAGCCATGGAGGCATGATTTTGAGTGGGTCTGGCTTTTTGCACCGTTTCCATATGCTACAAAATACGAAGAATTCCTTCGAATTGCTCTATGTGCCCCAACGTCTGAAGAGCTACGCGATTGGGCTGGTTGGGTGAAGTCCCGCTTCAACCTTATCCTCAAG CTGGAAAGTATTGGTGTTGAGTGTGACCCAGATTCCACAGAGGAAGTTGATCATACAGTCTTCGAGCCAAGCATTGTATGCCACTGGGGCCTCATATATAAAACAAGCACCCATATTGATATTAGCTCACTGGGAGAAGATTTCATGAAGGATGTCATCAATGATGTGTATGGCAAGGTGAAAGGTACACATTCAAAGCTGACAATGTCCATCGTTAGGTCATCACAGCTTCCGAAAAGCTTGTACAGCCACTCTGTGTACACTCCATACATTCCTCAATATATGCTGGGCTACCAGACTCCGACCGACTACAGTGGCGCAGCTGGCTAG
- the LOC107281516 gene encoding transcription factor bHLH149: protein MASSPTSTAPHDRKLDPAASPAARWRTRREQESYSSKLLDALRLVRAASGRPSPASSREVRHAADRALAVAARGRSRWSRAILASRARACALRRVRLGAPPPPPAARPAPRSRPPLASKAKVLGRLVPGCRKLAFPALLAEASDYIAALEMQVRAMAALAQALQSVAPAPPPPPSSS, encoded by the coding sequence AtggcgtcctcgccgacctccacGGCGCCACACGACCGCAAGCTCgatcccgccgcctcgccggcagcCAGGTGGCGGACGAGGCGGGAGCAGGAGAGCTACTCCTCCAAGCTGCTCGACGCGCTGCGCCTGGTCCGCGCCGCCAGCGGCAGACCATCACCCGCGTCGTCGCGCGAGGTGCGCCACGCGGCCGACCGCGCCCTCGCcgtggcggcgcgagggcggtcGCGGTGGAGCCGCGCCATCCtcgcctcccgcgcgcgcgcgtgcgcgctcCGCCGCGTGCGCCTCggcgcgccgcccccgccgcccgccgcgcgtcCGGCGCCGCGCTCGCGGCCGCCGCTGGCGAGCAAGGCGAAGGTGCTGGGGCGGCTAGTGCCCGGGTGCCGGAAGCTGGCGTTCCCGGCGCTCCTGGCGGAGGCGTCGGACTACATTGCTGCGCTGGAGATGCAGGTGCGCGCCATGGCGGCGCTCGCGCAGGCACTCCAGTCCGTggcacccgcgccgccgccgccgccgtcgtcgtcgtga
- the LOC136357468 gene encoding uncharacterized protein, with protein sequence MGRRAAALALVSLLALGVVAAEARRLDKDGLGGGGGFGGGGGVGHGGGVGIGFGGGKGGGVGVGGGGGFGGGAGGGLGHGGGIGGGFGGGKGGGLGGGVGEGEAVPEAVLAVEQEAAPVPVLVVEREREAVLVEAVVSEVEQEEVQAVVLEVVQVEAAVSEVVLVAAPVLVVEREEVPVEAVVSEAEQEVVQVEAVVSEVVLVAAMAEAAVSEVVQVEAPVWVVEREEVPVQGVALALAVVQVEGAESVAVLVVALEQAVVSEEAKVEASVVVAAVAAAQVQAVASEEARVEASVVASEEAKAEELAAVRAEDSVAAVALEQEAVSAEAREVVSVEASAAAMVQAEAAPVAAEDLAEALEVASEVDSSTSMR encoded by the exons ATGGGTAGGCGAGCCGCGGCATTGGCCCTTGTGTCGTTGTTAGCTCTCGGAGTAGTGGCCGCCGAGGCGCGCCGCTTGGACAAGGACGGCttaggcggcggtggcggctttggtggaggtggtggcgttggccatggcggcggtgtTGGGATCGGGTTTGGAGGTGGTAAGGGTGGTGGTGTTGGGGTTGGGGGAGGTGGTGGATTTGGAGGGGGCGCTGGTGGTGGTCTTGGCCATGGAGGCGGCATTGGAGGCGGGTTTGGTGGTGGGAAAGGTGGCGGCTTAGGTGGTGGTGTTGGT gagggggaggcggtgcCGGAGGCGGTCTTGGCGGTggagcaggaggcggcgccggtgccggtgttggtggtggagcgggagcgggaggcggtgctggtggaggcggtggtctcggaggtggagcaggaggaggTGCAGGCGGTGGTCTTGGAGGTGGTtcaggtggaggcggcggtctCGGAGGTGGtgctggtggcggcgccggtgttggtggtggagcgggaggaggtgccggtggaggcggtggtcTCGGAGGCGGAGCAGGAGGTGGTGCAGGTGGAGGCGGTGGTCTCGGAGGTGGTGctggtggcggccatggcggaggcggcggtctcGGAGGTGGTGCAGGTGGAGGCGCCGGTGTGGGTGGTGGAGCGGGAGGAGGTGCCGGTGCAGGGGGTGGCCTTGGCGCTGGCGGTGGTGCAGGTGGAGGGGGCGGAATCGGTGGCGGTGCTGGTGGTGGCGCTGGAGCAGGCGGTGGTTTCGGAGGAGGCAAAGGTGGAGGcttcggtggtggtggcggcggtggcggcggcgcaggtgcaGGCGGTGGCTTCGGAGGAGGCAAGGGTGGAGGCTTCGGTGGTGGCTTCGGAGGAGGCAAAGGCGGAGGAGTtggcggcggtgcgggcggAGGattcggtggcggcggtggcgctggaGCAGGAGGCGGTTTCGGCGGAGGCAAGGGAGGTGGTTTCGGtggaggcgtcggcggcggccatggtgcaggcggaggcggcgccggtggcggcggaggatttGGCGGAGGCGCTGGAGGTGGCATCGGAGGTGGACAGTAGTACGAGCATGCGGTGA